A genomic region of Venturia canescens isolate UGA chromosome 7, ASM1945775v1, whole genome shotgun sequence contains the following coding sequences:
- the enc gene encoding R3H domain-containing protein 1, protein MARLERLEIPSTVVHKGTSQSRPESPTSSSGGMPALPSSRHTLLAGGIIGSCSERTENTEMIDAANANVGSTIPAASANNSSRPNTSSATVLPPSPPDKPSCEIDAKNFRNRTNTKVKLLVRSHAMRESTSPPREPHNNNGGGGGGGSPISPRSPQSIDGGGEKKFGNTASSGLSPNIAPATSPKINNNESMYNSNLGNGQSPKQTRNTATSPTCRTPSRNGHSSPSQAQSPKSVNSPSNNSTTNNKNDKNDTNGVTNRAKVTTASTVTITNSTSQSTNVIVSKCNNCVKNNHNERPGLLQTPPSPAKLGSALQHSPKSTNLAQNCQQNKSCESRKLNTLNVCNNQCSAQCGNTLSVSRPGSRHKLRHQNSSQGSLDSGASPCLSRDSSTEFYTDSTGIDLEQFIAVTINRNQKDRTVLLRIEKDLIEFAKDRQKICHKFPNMSSYNRMLVHRVAAYFGMEHNVDQSGLSVIVTRTKNMRIPDTRFKEHIRDDLILTEEPRRSILKRDSSSFEDSFNFKSPDRMSGEYCRRSKSFEEREEEYERARRRIFKDSSGESSEVTSWPYWSSSESSDTSARYRLLHPTDHSIRPMRLAKGESFDGRDSYRTGALRPSVSKSFSFGGYTRGMLSRGDSVMSTHSAGARLTKQDSGASMCSRLSPSSSGYKSQSQRSDATISPSPSPSPVPTIPCAIHAQSSQNSGASPEPRASGQTVMWAVTSISSVPPGSIIMNPQTNQPYTNSDGTIYRFDPENPPKIFTEVHEETVESIAEVEGEAEVVGNPENQVEKQEDREQPQEQPRNKVKCENKRQRCQTKNNTVGGSYAGNVGIPAQNSVKNSATSPTMPFAPSPPIQQAQPQTQQPSCQRQNQQQTQQQQQQQQQQQQPQDCGQSLLRTVTTQANTVSSCPHSQTGQPSYVGYTHPPGGEAVYGQPLVYGPATGVQQSGALIVSRHPGDVAASQQQNNAPPDMVFGQAPLYGNYSMAMPQSTVQSGDVSDLTGYFMGMNVYEQPRNNGDAQSTPTHHAYPQPPPSAGTMVTASQQAPPVGTGQNLQGMQGMQGTYWQPPPNHQMPPQQTMYFVPPSGTPLGVAPAPNERHQIQHQQQQQQQHQQQSQQPQQQQQQQQRFTSSFTFNPQTMTPPSQSTSSYVNNYAVPYNSVPGLTATAGTEFAYQPPVHMIPTYYPPGQPGIQPPPVMWRVPTPPNTPTSNQVGLQIPTGVPLMYVNSGSYPTPPAMLSNGTFGHHHHHHHHQIAGTASGASPAPPGAFMAPAFVPNLVFRQNVPVVPAGIRASTPAGSQRASRSPTPGHEIFGPPGSVAASGTGTGDNRNAQPQQRYPLPMYQGLHIVQGDMRLMHPGVSGNPRLQYAPVPSPPVVQGCPRPFRPPSYSSNTSGCPTPNSFDGRNTKIRKQRSKVTTLPPNGPRSNVYPSMPSFSNNTPKDIREGTVKVTITRRNQLVQY, encoded by the exons ATGGCACGTCTCGAAAGGCTCGAGA TTCCGAGTACAGTGGTGCATAAGGGGACCTCGCAGAGCCGGCCGGAGAGTCCAACGTCGTCGTCCGGTGGAATGCCAGCACTCCCTTCGTCAAGGCACACTCTACTGGCCGGCGGCATCATTGGATCTTGTTCCGAAAGAACGGAAAATACGGAAATGATAGACGCTGCTAATGCCAACGTCGGGAGCACGATACCAGCAGCATCGGCCAACAACTCTTCACGCCCAAATACATCTTCGGCCACCGTTTTACCTCCTTCTCCACCGGACAAGCCCTCCTGCGAGATAGACGCTAAAAACTTTCGCAATCGA ACTAATACGAAAGTTAAGTTGTTGGTGAGAAGCCATGCTATGAGGGAATCAACGTCACCGCCTCGTGAGCCACACAATAACaacggtggtggtggtggtggtggttcACCGATTTCACCCCGCAGTCCACAATCGATCGATGGCGGTGGTGAGAAGAAATTTGGTAATACGGCCTCGAGTGGCTTGTCACCGAATATCGCACCTGCCACTAGTCCAAAGATCAACAACAACGAGTCAATGTATAACAGCAATCTCGGGAATGGTCAGTCACCGAAACAGACGCGAAATACTGCGACGTCACCGACTTGTCGTACTCCCTCGCGAAATG GCCACTCCAGCCCCTCTCAGGCCCAGTCACCCAAAAGCGTCAATTCACCAAGTAACAATTCAACGACCAAcaataaaaacgataaaaacgaTACGAACGGTGTTACCAACCGGGCAAAGGTGACGACGGCATCGACGGTTACGATAACGAACAGTACGTCACAGTCGACCAACGTGATTGTATCAAAGTGCAATAATTGCGTGAAAAACAATCATAACGAGCGGCCAGGTTTGCTTCAAACACCACCGTCCCCTGCCAAGTTGGGTTCGGCGTTGCAACACTCGCCGAAGAGCACGAATCTCGCGCAGAATTGTCAACAGAACAAATCGTGCGAATCGAGGAAACTCAATACCCTGAACGTTTGCAACAATCAGTGCTCGGCTCAGTGTGGCAACACTCTCTCCGTTAGTCGTCCTGGCTCGAGACACAAGCTCAGGCATCAGAATTCATCTCAGGGTAGTTTGGACAGCGGGGCTTCTCCGTGCTTGTCACGAG ACAGCAGTACGGAGTTCTACACGGACAGTACGGGGATAGATCTCGAGCAGTTCATAGCAGTGACGATAAACCGTAATCAAAAAGATCGTACGGTTCTGCTTCGCATTGAGAAGGATCTCATCGAGTTTGCGAAGGATCGTCAAAAGATATGCCACAAATTCCCGAACATGTCCTCGTACAATCGCATGTTGGTGCATCGTGTCGCAGCGTACTTTGGTATGGAGCATAACGTCGATCAATCGGGTCTCAGCGTGATCGTGACGAGAACGAAAAACATGAGAATACCGGACACTCGGTTCAAGGAGCACATAAGAGACGATCTCATACTGACGGAGGAACCGCGGCGTAGCATTCTCAAACGTGACTCGAGCTCTTTCGAGGATAGCTTTAATTTCAAATCTCCGGATCGTATGTCCGGCGAGTACTGCAGACGTAGCAAGAGTTTCGAGGAACGAGAGGAAGAGTATGAGAGGGCTAGACGAAGGATATTCAAGGACAGCAGCGGGGAGAGCAGCGAAGTAACGTCGTGGCCTTACTGGTCGTCGTCCGAATCGTCGGACACGTCGGCGAGATACCGACTTCTTCACCCTACCGATCATTCGATCAG GCCGATGAGGCTGGCAAAAGGCGAGTCCTTCGACGGCAGGGACTCGTACCGTACCGGAGCTCTCCGGCCATCTGTCTCCAAATCCTTCAGTTTTGGCGGATATACGAGGGGCATGCTGTCCCGTGGCGACAGCGTAATGTCGACTCACAGCGCTGGTGCACGTCTCACGAAGCAAG ATTCAGGCGCGAGTATGTGCTCCCGCTTGAGTCCTTCGAGCAGTGGTTACAAGTCCCAGAGTCAGCGGAGCGACGCGACGATATCACCTTCACCCTCACCCTCGCCCGTACCAACGATACCGTGCGCCATTCATGCTCAATCTAGTCAAAATTCGGGTGCCTCACCGGAGCCGAGAGCAAGTGGTCAAACGGTCATGTGGGCAGTAACGAGTATCTCGAGCGTACCTCCCGGCAGTATAATAATGAATCCACAAACTAATCAACCGTACACTAATTCGGACGGTACGATTTATCGTTTCGATCCGGAAAACCCACCCAAGATATTCACCGAGGTGCACGAAGAGACGGTCGAGAGTATCGCGGAGGTCGAAGGGGAAGCCGAGGTCGTTGGAAATCCCGAGAATCAAGTTGAGAAACAGGAGGATCGGGAGCAGCCTCAGGAACAGCCCCGAAATAAAGTgaaatgtgaaaataaaagacaAAGGTGCCAGACAAAGAATAACACCGTTGGCGGCTCGTACGCTGGCAACGTTGGAATTCCGGCGCAGAACAGTGTCAAGAATTCAGCGACTTCTCCCACTATGCCATTTGCTCCTAGCCCTCCTATACAACAAGCACAACCGCAAACTCAGCAACCATCGTGCCAACGACAAAACCAACAGCAgacgcagcagcagcagcagcagcaacagcaacaacagcagccaCAGGATTGTGGACAATCATTGTTGAGAACTGTGACCACTCAAGCGAACACCGTATCTTCTTGCCCTCACTCGCAAACAGGACAACCGTCTTATGTCGGTTATACACATCCCCCTGGTGGAGAAGCGGTTTACGGCCAACCGCTGGTTTATGGTCCGGCTACGGGTGTACAGCAAAGCGGGGCGCTGATAGTCTCCAGACATCCGGGAGATGTCGCTGCGAGTCAGCAACAAAACAATGCACCGCCTGACATGGTTTTCGGTCAAGCTCCTCTCTACGGCAATTATTCAATGGCGATGCCGCAGAGCACCGTTCAATCCGGC GATGTCTCCGATCTTACGGGATACTTTATGGGCATGAACGTTTACGAACAACCTCGCAACAACGGCGATGCCCAATCGACGCCTACGCATCACGCCTATCCTCAACCTCCACCTTCGGCTGGAACGATGGTGACCGCGTCGCAACAAGCGCCACCGGTTGGCACTGGCCAAAACCTACAAGGCATGCAGGGAATGCAAGGAACCTACTGGCAACCTCCACCGAATCATCAAATGCCA CCCCAGCAAACGATGTACTTTGTTCCGCCATCCGGTACTCCGCTCGGAGTTGCTCCTGCTCCGAACGAACGGCACCAAATTCAGCaccaacagcagcaacaacagcaacatcAACAACAATCGCAGCAAccacagcagcagcagcagcagcagcaacgtTTCACCTCCAGTTTCACATTCAATCCTCAAACTATGACACCCCCGAGCCAAAGCACTT cgagctacgtaaacaATTACGCGGTACCGTACAACTCGGTACCGGGGCTCACAGCAACCGCTGGAACTGAGTTCGCTTATCAGCCCCCGGTCCACATGATACCGACGTATTATCCACCCGGCCAGCCAGGTATTCAACCACCACCCGTCATGTGGCGAGTTCCTACTCCACCCAACACACCAACCTCCAATCAAGTAGGCTTACAAATACCAACCGGGGTCCCCTTGATGTACGTCAATTCTGGCAGCTATCCGACTCCACCGGCGATGCTGTCGAACGGTACTTTCGGCCATCaccatcatcaccatcatcatcagATTGCAGGAACAGCCAGCGGAGCCTCACCAGCTCCGCCCGGAGCTTTTATGGCCCCCGCTTTCGTACCGAATCTCGTCTTCAGGCAAAACGTTCCT GTCGTTCCAGCTGGTATTCGAGCCTCAACTCCAGCCGGATCCCAGCGAGCGAGCAGATCGCCAACCCCTGGGCATGAGATTTTTGGGCCCCCTGGTAGCGTCGCTGCTTCTGGAACTGGCACCGGTGATAACCGAAACGCACAACCCCAACAACGTTATCCACTGCCAATGTATCAGGGTCTCCACATAGTGCAAG gtgACATGAGATTGATGCATCCCGGAGTGTCGGGCAATCCTCGTCTTCAGTACGCTCCCGTACCATCACCACCTGTCGTTCAGGGTTGTCCACGTCCCTTTCGACCACCATCCTACTCGTCGAACACATCGGGCTGCCCAACTCCAAACTCGTTCGACGGCAGAAATACCAAGATTCGTAAACAGAG GTCCAAAGTTACAACTCTGCCGCCGAATGGACCAAGATCGAATGTCTATCCTTCGATGCCCTCGTTCTCAAACAATACACCCAAAGATATCCGAGAAG ggACCGTGAAGGTGACAATCACCCGACGAAACCAGTTGGTACAATATTAG